A stretch of the Bacillus licheniformis DSM 13 = ATCC 14580 genome encodes the following:
- a CDS encoding manganese catalase family protein, translating into MWLYEKKLQYPVRVRECNPRLAKFLIEQYGGADGELAAALRYLNQRYSIPDKVVGLLTDIGTEEFAHLEMIATMVYKLTKDATPEQMKEAGLGDHYADHDKALFYHNAAGVPFTATYIQAKGDPIADLYEDIAAEEKARATYQWLIDMSDDPDLNDGLAFLREREIVHSQRFREAVEILKEERDRKKVF; encoded by the coding sequence ATGTGGCTTTATGAGAAAAAACTGCAGTATCCTGTTAGGGTGAGAGAATGCAATCCGAGACTTGCCAAATTTTTGATTGAGCAATACGGCGGAGCGGACGGCGAATTGGCTGCGGCGCTTCGCTATTTGAACCAGCGCTACAGCATACCCGATAAAGTCGTCGGACTGCTGACGGACATCGGTACGGAAGAGTTTGCTCACCTTGAAATGATTGCCACGATGGTATATAAATTAACAAAAGACGCGACGCCCGAGCAGATGAAGGAAGCCGGGCTCGGCGATCATTACGCAGACCATGACAAAGCCCTGTTTTATCATAACGCTGCCGGCGTTCCGTTCACCGCTACATACATCCAGGCAAAAGGCGATCCGATTGCCGATTTATATGAAGATATAGCGGCTGAAGAAAAAGCGAGGGCTACGTATCAATGGCTGATTGACATGTCGGATGATCCGGATTTAAATGACGGGCTGGCGTTTTTACGGGAAAGGGAAATCGTTCATTCACAGCGCTTCCGCGAAGCTGTCGAAATTTTGAAGGAAGAGCGCGACCGTAAAAAAGTGTTTTAA
- a CDS encoding spore coat protein CotJB yields MTNSLPQDYYKRLHEIQAVDFVIVELMLYLDTHPDDTDAIKQYNQYAGFSRKLKAKFESKYGPLIQGSPDQTESYWSWKRSPWPWQV; encoded by the coding sequence GTGACGAACTCTTTACCGCAAGACTATTATAAAAGGCTTCATGAAATTCAGGCTGTTGATTTTGTCATCGTTGAGCTGATGCTATACCTTGACACACATCCCGATGATACCGATGCCATCAAACAATACAACCAGTATGCCGGATTTTCCAGAAAACTGAAAGCGAAGTTTGAATCAAAATACGGCCCTTTGATTCAAGGAAGCCCGGATCAGACGGAATCCTATTGGAGCTGGAAAAGAAGTCCTTGGCCATGGCAAGTTTAA